The following coding sequences are from one Capsicum annuum cultivar UCD-10X-F1 chromosome 3, UCD10Xv1.1, whole genome shotgun sequence window:
- the LOC107863707 gene encoding uncharacterized protein LOC107863707, whose translation MLHHMHTLTNSPNLSINRRESELVIATRTTHNGMPAMIFKAKEYYGVMATPCRRTIVGRFMKSQPQIDTIRSRFSKKFPLKGLVKIGVYDNFNIFFTFTNDEDFSTLLYKRVINIDGFQVWLQKWTPDFKPEEDIPIVPVWVLLAGKSKTLRLITDSLRSYEKIQGN comes from the exons ATGCTCCATCATATGCATACTCTCACCAATTCACCCAATCTAAGTATTAATCGTAGGGAATCTGAGCTGGTTATAGCGACAAGAACAACCCACAATGGAATGCCGGCAATGATTTTCAAAGCTAAAGAATACTATGGTGTCATGGCAACTCCATGTAGAAGAACTATAGTGGGTAGATTTATGAAATCACAACCCCAAATCGACACTATCAGATCCAGATTCtctaaaaaatttcctttaaaagGATTGGTGAAGATAGGGGTTTATGATAACTTCAATATATTCTTCACATTTACTAACGATGAAGATTTCTCTACACTACTGTACAAAAGAGTCATCAACATTGATGGATTTCAAGTGTGGCTTCAAAAATGGACCCCGGATTTCAAGCCAGAGGAAGATATTCCGATTGTACCTGTTTGGGTTCTACTGGCAG GTAAATCTAAAACCTTGAGACTCATCACTGATTCCCTCAGGTCATATGAGAAAATTCAGGGCAATTGA